In one window of Candidatus Rubrimentiphilum sp. DNA:
- a CDS encoding peptidylprolyl isomerase, with translation MATHTAPVGEELRTLLDRAKTSTARITTPKGDMVFTFYADDAPQHSAAFVKLAEAGFYDGLAFHRVEPGFVIQGGDPKGDGTGGPGYNLKAEFNDRPHVRGTVAMARASSPDSAGSQFYICLDDARFLDKQYTVFGQLTDGFETLDAIRRGDEITKVVIESRSS, from the coding sequence ATGGCAACACATACGGCTCCCGTCGGCGAGGAGTTGCGCACCCTTCTCGACCGCGCAAAAACCTCGACGGCGCGCATCACGACGCCCAAGGGCGACATGGTCTTTACTTTTTATGCCGACGACGCGCCGCAGCACTCGGCGGCCTTCGTCAAACTGGCGGAAGCCGGGTTTTATGACGGGCTGGCCTTCCATAGAGTGGAGCCGGGCTTCGTCATCCAAGGCGGCGACCCGAAAGGCGACGGCACCGGCGGCCCCGGCTACAATTTGAAGGCCGAATTCAACGATCGTCCGCACGTGCGCGGCACCGTCGCGATGGCACGCGCCTCGTCTCCCGACTCGGCGGGCTCGCAGTTTTACATCTGCTTAGATGACGCGCGCTTCTTGGATAAGCAATATACGGTTTTTGGACAACTCACCGATGGGTTTGAAACACTCGACGCGATCCGGCGCGGCGACGAGATCACAAAAGTAGTGATCGAGTCTCGGTCATCCTGA
- a CDS encoding GIY-YIG nuclease family protein: MFVYILACEDGSLYTGWTDDLERRVDLHQKGRGSKYTRSRLPVRLLAWMQADDSSQAKSVEARFKQLSRDEKLTALDAGKAFGLEVHKAS, encoded by the coding sequence ATGTTCGTCTACATCCTGGCCTGTGAAGACGGTTCGCTCTATACCGGCTGGACCGACGACCTGGAGCGTCGCGTGGATCTGCACCAAAAGGGCCGAGGATCGAAATACACCCGGTCGCGCCTCCCCGTTCGGCTGCTTGCCTGGATGCAAGCGGACGATTCGTCGCAGGCAAAAAGCGTTGAGGCTCGCTTTAAGCAGCTGAGCCGAGACGAAAAGCTGACGGCATTGGACGCGGGCAAGGCCTTCGGACTCGAAGTGCACAAAGCTTCCTAG
- a CDS encoding M20/M25/M40 family metallo-hydrolase: MHSSRFLSALALLALTITSASAKPALDPRIAALVRAVSAADLRAYDTRLVDFYTRNDFSDDLNSPTQGVFAARDWIKSQFEAAALRSGGRMTVSLDTFLQDKTARTPRAVTESSIIATLRGDAPGPTYVMSSHYDDCDGDCTDGRGRAPGADDNGSGTSAVLEAAKVMAAQQFHGTIIFAVFDGEELNLWGSDHFARELKAAGTDVVADLNNDIIGTSNAPAGSSDRRLVRVFSQGIPDDAKISAVNVAGSENDSPSREIARFVKNISEQYVAPMHATLIFRADRFRRGGDQESFTAQGFPAIRFVEIHEDFRHQHQNVRVENGVQYGDLPQYNDWNYLAAVTRMNVAALAALALGPDQPGTAQILIDRLTNDSTLRWKPAARAVSYEIVWRETTSPLWQHSQNVGNVTQATVPVSKDNFILGVRSVDAQGLVSPAVYPVAVRQ, encoded by the coding sequence ATGCACTCTTCCCGCTTTCTTTCAGCGCTTGCGCTGCTCGCCCTGACGATTACCTCGGCCTCCGCAAAACCGGCGCTGGACCCGCGGATTGCCGCTCTGGTGCGAGCCGTTTCGGCCGCCGATTTGCGTGCGTACGATACGCGCCTGGTGGATTTTTACACGCGCAATGATTTTTCAGACGATCTCAACTCGCCCACGCAAGGTGTCTTTGCGGCTCGCGATTGGATCAAATCGCAGTTCGAGGCGGCCGCGCTCCGGAGCGGCGGGCGGATGACTGTTTCTTTGGATACGTTCTTGCAAGACAAGACAGCCCGGACGCCGCGCGCCGTAACGGAATCGAGCATCATCGCGACACTGCGCGGCGATGCCCCCGGGCCAACGTACGTTATGTCCAGCCACTATGACGACTGCGACGGCGACTGCACCGACGGACGCGGCCGCGCGCCCGGCGCGGACGACAACGGGTCCGGGACCAGCGCGGTGTTAGAAGCCGCTAAGGTGATGGCGGCGCAACAGTTTCACGGCACCATTATTTTTGCAGTCTTCGATGGCGAGGAACTCAACTTGTGGGGCTCGGATCATTTCGCGCGTGAATTGAAAGCGGCGGGCACCGACGTCGTTGCCGATCTCAACAACGACATCATCGGCACTTCGAATGCTCCGGCCGGCTCGTCCGATCGCCGCCTGGTTCGCGTCTTCAGCCAAGGCATTCCCGACGATGCAAAAATCAGTGCGGTCAACGTGGCAGGCTCCGAAAACGACTCGCCCTCGCGCGAAATCGCACGCTTCGTCAAGAACATCTCGGAGCAGTACGTCGCGCCAATGCACGCCACGCTCATCTTTCGCGCCGACCGTTTCCGCCGGGGCGGCGACCAAGAGTCGTTCACGGCCCAGGGCTTCCCCGCAATCCGCTTCGTCGAAATACACGAAGATTTCCGGCACCAGCACCAAAACGTGCGCGTCGAGAACGGCGTGCAATACGGCGACCTGCCGCAATACAACGATTGGAATTATCTGGCAGCGGTCACGCGCATGAACGTTGCGGCGCTCGCCGCGCTGGCGCTCGGGCCGGATCAGCCGGGGACGGCGCAAATTCTAATCGATCGCCTCACGAACGATTCGACGCTGCGCTGGAAGCCTGCGGCCCGGGCCGTCAGTTATGAAATCGTTTGGCGCGAGACAACCTCGCCGTTGTGGCAGCATTCGCAAAACGTCGGTAATGTCACGCAAGCGACGGTGCCGGTCAGCAAAGACAACTTTATCTTAGGTGTACGGTCGGTAGACGCACAGGGACTGGTAAGTCCGGCGGTCTATCCGGTGGCGGTGCGGCAGTAG
- a CDS encoding glycoside hydrolase family 47 protein: MKRRSFLTAASAAALLPAELACLPPAVMPPPDAIARQVRDEFLHAWNGYKYIAWGYDEVRPVSGRPSNFFLKNHSFGLSIIEAMDTLYVMGLDAELESCVAWLRDHLDFDVDGDVQMFEAMIRMVAGLITGYYATGEKFLLDGARDLADRLLVCFTKSPTGAPYRYANLKTGAVREPQMVLAEIGSNILEFGDLSRLTGDQKYVQASLKAYEAVIAKRSSLNLLGTTFDVEKGEFSDTDDVAPDEPVDSFYEYLWGGWQMLGLTQTRDWYRLLTDAILKYKVTRVSGNLWFRTVNYKDGQPTTDTTSSELAAFYAGLVAKGGDRAVGSAFYDSWTAALDKYDLIPEVINYSDLSIVSPRHWLRPEYPNSSFDLWFLTKDPKYRVTAYQYFEALRSNCRAPRGYTVLTDVRTRPMTQGDYFPAYSFSENFKYLYLMFADSPRFDSAKYYLNTEGKIMRGMLR; the protein is encoded by the coding sequence ATGAAACGTCGTAGCTTTCTAACCGCAGCGAGCGCAGCAGCGCTGCTGCCCGCCGAGCTCGCATGTCTGCCGCCAGCGGTGATGCCACCGCCGGATGCGATCGCCCGGCAAGTGCGCGACGAATTCTTGCATGCGTGGAACGGCTATAAATACATCGCGTGGGGCTACGACGAGGTGCGCCCGGTGAGCGGCAGGCCGTCAAACTTTTTTCTGAAGAACCATTCGTTCGGGCTCTCGATCATCGAAGCGATGGACACGCTCTATGTGATGGGCCTGGATGCCGAGCTCGAGTCGTGCGTGGCGTGGCTGCGCGATCATCTTGACTTCGACGTCGACGGCGACGTGCAGATGTTCGAAGCCATGATCCGCATGGTGGCCGGGCTGATCACCGGTTACTACGCCACCGGCGAAAAGTTCTTGCTCGACGGCGCGCGCGATCTGGCCGACCGCCTGCTGGTGTGCTTTACGAAGTCTCCCACCGGTGCGCCCTATCGTTACGCCAATCTAAAGACCGGCGCGGTGCGCGAACCACAGATGGTGCTCGCCGAAATCGGTTCCAACATCTTGGAGTTCGGCGATCTTTCGCGGCTAACGGGCGACCAGAAGTACGTGCAGGCTTCGCTCAAAGCCTATGAAGCCGTCATTGCAAAACGCTCGTCGTTGAATCTACTCGGAACGACGTTCGACGTCGAAAAAGGCGAGTTCAGCGATACGGACGACGTCGCGCCCGACGAACCGGTCGATTCCTTTTACGAATATCTTTGGGGCGGCTGGCAAATGCTTGGGCTGACTCAAACCCGCGACTGGTACCGCCTGCTGACCGACGCTATCCTCAAATACAAAGTAACGCGCGTTTCAGGAAATCTCTGGTTCAGGACGGTGAATTACAAGGACGGGCAACCGACTACCGACACGACGAGTTCCGAACTCGCTGCGTTTTACGCGGGTCTGGTGGCCAAAGGCGGAGATCGCGCGGTCGGTTCGGCGTTCTACGACTCCTGGACGGCAGCGCTCGACAAGTACGACCTAATTCCGGAAGTGATCAATTACAGTGATCTCTCGATCGTAAGCCCGCGGCACTGGCTGCGGCCTGAGTATCCGAACTCATCATTCGATCTCTGGTTTCTAACAAAAGACCCGAAATATCGCGTCACAGCCTACCAGTATTTTGAAGCGCTGCGTTCGAATTGCCGGGCGCCGCGCGGCTACACGGTGCTCACGGACGTTCGCACGCGGCCAATGACGCAAGGCGACTATTTCCCGGCATATTCGTTTTCGGAGAACTTCAAGTATCTCTACCTGATGTTCGCCGACTCACCGCGATTCGACAGCGCGAAATACTACCTGAACACCGAAGGCAAAATCATGCGGGGTATGCTGCGATGA
- a CDS encoding aspartate aminotransferase family protein has protein sequence MQTIAELASAALAGGCDSPVRSGWAVGGTPFIQSRGDGAYAFDENGERYIDYIMGYGPLLFGYNHPALTRDLDDLASRGVLYGSTHPEEVRLAERIRARIPSMERIRFTTTGSEAMMSAVRVARAFTQRDLILRFAGNYHGHFDAALFAAGASAKTAHARRSGIPAGVQRDVAVARYNDLESVDDALRGREDEIAAILVEPVAANMGLVLPVPGFLEGLRERADRSGALLIFDEIITWLRFRHREFDCHPEVSKDRERSERPRAESRGVQPDITAIGKILGGGFPIAAFGGREDVMTMLAPDGPVFTGGTHAGNPFAVGMAHRVLDLLEAYPECYENTDRLAKRLATGIRSIFERRSLPYAVVQHESAVDFKFRAGAPNRNYDDALLADSARYAAYYHEMRRRKILLPPSQNEVMFLSTAHTVADVDETLTAIDESLLSS, from the coding sequence ATGCAGACAATCGCGGAGCTTGCGAGCGCCGCACTCGCAGGCGGATGTGATTCCCCCGTGCGTTCGGGCTGGGCCGTGGGCGGCACACCGTTCATTCAGAGTCGCGGCGACGGCGCATATGCGTTCGATGAAAACGGCGAGCGTTACATCGACTACATCATGGGTTATGGCCCGTTGCTCTTCGGATACAATCATCCGGCGCTGACGCGCGATCTCGACGACCTTGCGTCGCGTGGTGTGCTCTACGGGTCGACGCATCCCGAAGAAGTGCGTCTAGCGGAGCGCATTCGCGCGCGGATTCCTTCGATGGAGCGCATCCGGTTCACCACAACCGGCAGCGAGGCGATGATGAGCGCGGTGCGCGTCGCGCGCGCTTTCACGCAACGAGATCTCATTCTGCGATTTGCCGGGAACTATCATGGTCACTTCGACGCGGCGCTCTTCGCCGCCGGGGCTTCGGCAAAGACCGCGCACGCCCGTCGCAGCGGAATACCCGCCGGCGTACAGCGCGACGTCGCCGTCGCGCGCTACAACGACTTGGAGAGCGTGGACGATGCCCTGCGCGGCCGCGAGGACGAGATCGCGGCAATTCTGGTCGAGCCGGTTGCGGCGAATATGGGCTTGGTGCTGCCTGTTCCCGGGTTTCTCGAAGGCTTGCGCGAGCGCGCGGATCGCAGCGGTGCGTTGCTCATTTTCGACGAGATCATTACCTGGCTTCGCTTCCGTCATCGTGAGTTTGATTGTCATCCTGAGGTATCGAAGGACCGCGAGCGAAGCGAGCGGCCCCGAGCGGAGTCGAGGGGCGTGCAGCCTGATATTACCGCGATCGGGAAAATACTGGGCGGTGGTTTCCCGATTGCCGCATTCGGTGGCCGGGAAGATGTCATGACGATGCTCGCGCCTGACGGCCCCGTCTTTACGGGCGGCACCCACGCGGGCAACCCATTTGCCGTGGGGATGGCGCATCGCGTGCTCGATCTGCTGGAAGCGTATCCCGAGTGTTACGAAAATACGGACCGGCTTGCGAAGCGGCTGGCAACTGGCATTAGAAGCATTTTCGAGCGACGCAGTCTACCCTACGCGGTCGTCCAGCACGAGTCTGCGGTGGATTTTAAGTTCCGCGCCGGCGCGCCAAACCGCAACTACGACGACGCACTGTTGGCCGATTCAGCGCGGTATGCGGCTTACTATCACGAAATGCGCAGGCGAAAAATACTCTTGCCGCCTTCACAAAACGAAGTGATGTTTCTGTCGACCGCACACACCGTCGCCGACGTGGATGAAACGCTGACTGCAATTGATGAATCATTGTTGTCATCGTGA
- a CDS encoding DNA-processing protein DprA translates to MREMSHEQLVLLAGAYLHMPARRLRSLARGEDPSLKEWLEGDSARRLAHARRQAREASAKLARLGASLVTIADPRYPKALRDLDDPPAFLCVRGALPADGIAIVGTRTPLPAAQEFAREFARRLELPIVSGLAAGIDSAAHRGALDAGVPTVAYVGTGLGVTYPPENRSLEEEIVAHGGAIVSERLPDEPVSKPALVHRDRLQAAHARAVVLVASESNGGAMLTMRFAKQLGRPRFAVAAYGDPSYSGNAQAHADGARVLPFDVDRALHALQEFLSASPVGVPS, encoded by the coding sequence ATGCGAGAGATGTCGCACGAGCAGCTCGTATTGCTTGCCGGGGCCTATCTGCACATGCCCGCACGCCGTTTGCGCTCGCTCGCCCGCGGCGAGGATCCCTCATTAAAAGAATGGCTGGAAGGCGATTCCGCCCGGCGTCTGGCGCACGCCCGCCGTCAAGCCCGGGAGGCCTCTGCGAAATTGGCGCGCCTGGGCGCGTCGCTCGTGACGATTGCCGACCCGCGCTATCCGAAGGCTTTGCGCGATCTCGACGATCCGCCGGCGTTTCTGTGCGTCCGCGGCGCGTTGCCGGCCGATGGAATTGCGATCGTAGGAACGCGCACGCCGCTGCCGGCGGCGCAAGAGTTCGCTCGCGAATTTGCGCGGCGGCTCGAGTTGCCGATCGTCAGCGGACTTGCGGCGGGCATTGATTCGGCAGCGCATCGCGGCGCATTGGACGCGGGCGTGCCGACCGTTGCCTATGTTGGAACCGGCCTAGGCGTAACCTACCCGCCCGAGAACCGGTCGCTGGAAGAAGAGATCGTCGCGCATGGCGGCGCGATCGTCAGCGAACGCCTGCCTGACGAGCCGGTATCGAAGCCGGCGCTCGTGCATCGCGATCGCTTGCAGGCCGCGCACGCGCGCGCGGTGGTTCTTGTTGCGAGCGAAAGCAACGGCGGCGCAATGCTGACGATGCGTTTTGCCAAACAGCTTGGCCGTCCGCGTTTTGCAGTCGCCGCCTATGGCGATCCGTCGTATAGCGGAAACGCGCAGGCCCATGCCGACGGCGCGCGCGTGCTGCCGTTCGATGTTGACCGCGCGCTACATGCGCTACAGGAGTTTCTTTCCGCTTCGCCCGTTGGAGTGCCATCCTGA
- a CDS encoding P-loop NTPase, producing MPHVEIEIGPQSNIAELVQDLPIAAEVLGRFGLHCAGCGVNKYETIEQGAKAHGLRIEPIIAALVQARLSGFVPNINNEDRQPLRRAPGEFKRHAKIAHVLPIMSGKGGVGKSLVTALIALGLRRRNLRVGILDADITGPSIPKLFGLRTPLLIEADPDAKPTPQGNPPPLMVPAQSRSAIEIVSSNLLTDQEDTAMIWRGPILSGVIRQFYEQVLWSDLDFLLIDLPPGTSDAPLTVLQSLSIDGVILVTMPQALATMIVRKAANLVHQLKKPILGVVENMSYFIAPDTGKKYEIFGPSYAERVAELARAPLLARIPIDPQKALLADEGRVEEIDDPICDELAAAVLAAIEAHPKPKETISII from the coding sequence ATGCCGCACGTCGAGATCGAGATCGGTCCGCAGAGCAATATCGCCGAGTTGGTCCAGGATCTGCCCATCGCGGCCGAGGTGCTGGGCCGGTTCGGCCTGCATTGCGCCGGCTGCGGCGTGAACAAGTACGAAACCATCGAGCAGGGCGCCAAAGCGCACGGGCTGCGCATCGAGCCGATAATCGCGGCGCTCGTGCAAGCGCGGCTCTCCGGTTTTGTCCCCAATATCAACAACGAAGATCGCCAGCCGCTGCGGCGCGCGCCGGGCGAATTCAAACGGCATGCAAAGATCGCGCACGTCCTGCCGATCATGTCCGGCAAGGGCGGCGTCGGCAAGTCGCTGGTCACCGCCTTGATCGCGCTCGGGCTGCGCCGCCGCAATCTGCGTGTCGGCATTCTGGATGCGGACATCACCGGGCCGTCGATTCCCAAACTCTTCGGCTTGCGCACCCCGCTGTTGATTGAAGCCGATCCCGATGCGAAACCAACGCCCCAAGGCAATCCGCCGCCGCTTATGGTGCCGGCGCAGTCGCGCAGCGCAATCGAAATCGTCAGTTCAAATTTGTTGACCGACCAAGAAGACACAGCGATGATCTGGCGCGGCCCGATTCTTTCCGGCGTGATCCGTCAGTTTTACGAACAGGTATTGTGGAGCGATCTCGACTTTCTGCTAATCGATCTTCCGCCCGGCACTTCGGACGCGCCGCTCACGGTTCTGCAGTCGCTTTCGATCGACGGCGTGATCCTCGTGACGATGCCGCAAGCGCTGGCCACGATGATCGTGCGCAAAGCGGCCAACCTCGTTCACCAATTAAAGAAGCCGATTCTCGGCGTGGTTGAGAACATGTCGTACTTCATCGCGCCTGATACCGGCAAGAAGTACGAAATCTTTGGCCCCTCTTATGCGGAGCGCGTGGCGGAACTCGCCAGGGCGCCATTGCTGGCACGCATTCCGATCGATCCGCAGAAAGCGCTGCTGGCGGATGAAGGCCGCGTCGAAGAGATCGACGATCCCATCTGCGACGAATTGGCCGCTGCGGTGCTTGCGGCGATCGAAGCTCACCCCAAACCGAAGGAAACGATCTCTATTATCTAG
- a CDS encoding alpha/beta fold hydrolase, whose amino-acid sequence MQKIKRDKFLVLTGGAVAASALPLPSFASESDLVLRTATGSISGTLLMPAGSKPVPVVLLIAGSGPTDRDGNNPTLPGKNDALKLLANAMAARGIATLRFDKRGIGASAAAMTAEKDIRFDTYIDDAAGWIKLLRANPRCAKITVAGHSEGSLLGAIAAQRGNVAAYVSLEGAGRPAYTVLREQLRPALAPASLVQADAIMAQLKAGNVYTGDIPAGLEGLFRPSIQPYLISWFKYDPAVEVGKLRIPVTIVQGTADVQVTMADAEALKSGSPSAKLVVVQGMNHVLKISPDTSSQAAIVAGYSNPKLPVAPQVIDAVASAAKGTR is encoded by the coding sequence ATGCAGAAGATCAAACGAGATAAGTTTCTAGTTCTAACGGGCGGCGCGGTCGCCGCGTCGGCGCTGCCGTTGCCTTCTTTTGCGTCTGAATCCGATCTAGTACTTCGAACTGCGACGGGCTCCATTTCCGGAACCCTGCTCATGCCGGCGGGCTCGAAGCCCGTTCCGGTGGTGCTGCTGATCGCCGGATCGGGTCCTACGGATCGCGACGGCAACAATCCGACATTGCCCGGCAAGAACGATGCGCTGAAACTCTTGGCCAATGCTATGGCGGCGCGCGGCATAGCGACATTGCGTTTCGACAAACGCGGTATTGGGGCAAGTGCCGCGGCGATGACCGCCGAGAAAGACATTCGCTTCGATACGTATATAGACGACGCCGCAGGCTGGATCAAGTTGCTGCGTGCTAACCCGCGTTGCGCAAAGATTACGGTTGCCGGACATAGCGAAGGATCGTTGCTCGGCGCCATCGCCGCCCAGCGGGGAAATGTCGCGGCGTACGTGTCGCTGGAGGGTGCGGGACGGCCCGCATACACGGTTCTGCGCGAGCAGTTGCGGCCGGCACTCGCGCCGGCGTCGCTCGTCCAAGCCGACGCAATTATGGCGCAATTGAAAGCCGGTAACGTCTATACGGGCGACATTCCGGCCGGCCTTGAGGGTCTATTCCGTCCGTCGATCCAGCCTTATCTCATTTCATGGTTTAAATACGATCCGGCGGTCGAGGTCGGCAAACTTCGGATTCCGGTAACGATCGTCCAGGGTACCGCCGACGTACAGGTGACAATGGCCGACGCCGAAGCGCTGAAGAGTGGGAGTCCATCGGCGAAACTGGTCGTCGTTCAAGGAATGAACCACGTCCTCAAGATTTCGCCGGACACGTCGTCGCAAGCTGCGATTGTGGCCGGCTATTCGAATCCCAAACTTCCCGTGGCGCCGCAAGTTATCGACGCGGTCGCTTCCGCCGCGAAGGGCACTAGATAA
- a CDS encoding amidohydrolase family protein, with product MKALRNARVYRYDPRRGSYSRHNGLVLDGPTIVSLDPSSAGATVEGIDLQGATVLPAFADCHVHLTDTGHFLDERNLNGVRSYDEFAAAVTRLPRETYVLAGQYDESAWRDGRLADAAPLERELADAFAMLVRVDGHSCIVNRKTLAWLNLPPAVGGSERNHEGGPTGKLFLEANWRAQAAFMAKLPLAAKRAADKRATELALSRGCLHLHAQFVGFARDQYADEIAALGDLPRAKWYPKICEPDPRLAKELGLPFIGGDVFLDGSIGSCTAAVSEPFVSQNGGPPNRGELNYSDEQVYEYFSTADSLGVSAGVHAIGDRAIEQCVATWERVLGGKPSATGCRHFIEHFEIARDDHIERCARLGIYLSMQPQFDMLWGGVGGMYEQRLGSQRMRSMNALGRIERAGAVLCGGDDSPVCELAPLQGMQATVDHHEPRERLSPGQAITMYTYNAARLAHAEMRTGMLAEGYAADLAILDRDPLDGDEFTDCRVLATWCDGEVVYAEDQTR from the coding sequence GTGAAGGCGCTCCGTAACGCGCGCGTTTATCGGTACGATCCGCGCCGTGGTTCGTACTCCCGGCACAACGGGCTGGTGCTGGACGGCCCGACGATCGTTTCGCTCGATCCATCGAGCGCCGGCGCGACCGTCGAAGGAATCGATCTGCAAGGCGCAACGGTTCTGCCGGCGTTTGCCGACTGTCACGTGCATCTTACCGATACCGGGCATTTCCTCGACGAACGCAATTTGAACGGCGTGCGCTCTTACGACGAATTCGCCGCCGCGGTGACTCGTTTGCCGCGCGAAACATACGTGCTGGCCGGGCAATACGACGAGAGCGCGTGGCGCGACGGACGTCTCGCCGACGCGGCGCCACTGGAGCGCGAACTCGCGGATGCGTTTGCGATGCTCGTGCGCGTTGATGGACATTCATGCATCGTGAATCGCAAGACGCTTGCGTGGCTTAACCTTCCGCCCGCTGTGGGCGGAAGCGAGAGAAACCACGAGGGTGGACCGACCGGAAAACTGTTTCTCGAAGCGAACTGGCGCGCACAAGCGGCCTTCATGGCGAAGCTGCCGCTAGCCGCAAAACGAGCCGCTGACAAACGCGCGACCGAATTGGCGCTCTCGCGCGGCTGCTTGCACCTGCACGCGCAATTCGTGGGCTTCGCACGCGATCAATATGCAGACGAAATCGCGGCGCTCGGCGATCTGCCAAGAGCTAAATGGTATCCGAAGATCTGCGAGCCGGATCCTCGACTCGCCAAAGAGCTCGGCCTGCCGTTTATCGGCGGCGACGTGTTTCTCGACGGATCGATCGGAAGCTGCACGGCAGCCGTTAGCGAGCCTTTCGTTTCACAGAACGGCGGGCCGCCGAACCGCGGCGAGCTGAATTACTCCGACGAACAGGTCTACGAGTATTTTTCGACCGCCGACTCGCTCGGGGTCTCGGCGGGCGTTCACGCCATCGGCGACCGCGCGATCGAACAATGCGTCGCAACGTGGGAGCGCGTCCTCGGCGGAAAACCGAGCGCGACCGGTTGCCGCCACTTTATCGAACATTTCGAAATAGCGCGCGACGATCACATCGAACGCTGCGCGCGCCTGGGCATTTACCTTTCGATGCAGCCGCAGTTTGATATGCTTTGGGGTGGTGTGGGCGGCATGTACGAGCAGCGGTTGGGATCTCAGCGGATGCGCAGCATGAACGCCCTCGGACGAATCGAACGGGCCGGCGCGGTCCTGTGCGGGGGCGACGACAGTCCGGTCTGCGAACTCGCACCTTTGCAAGGCATGCAAGCCACAGTCGATCATCATGAGCCGCGCGAACGGCTCTCACCGGGGCAGGCCATCACGATGTACACCTACAACGCGGCTCGCTTGGCGCACGCGGAGATGCGCACCGGAATGCTCGCCGAAGGATATGCGGCCGATCTGGCGATCCTCGATCGCGATCCGCTCGACGGCGACGAGTTTACCGATTGCCGCGTTCTTGCAACGTGGTGCGATGGGGAAGTAGTGTATGCAGAAGATCAAACGAGATAA
- the mptA gene encoding GTP cyclohydrolase MptA codes for MRVHVGIGSNLGDRQANILAALQRLRRKSRVVAVSSFFESAPAEGAEGPPFLNLAAQLETPLDRGGFEEFARAVEAAIGRAGKRRLEARAIDIDVLAAGDYVHPQLARRPYNLIPLAEIAPEFAGMAATLTSNGVRRRARSLHFNANRQEETPDVRLSLDRVGVSRVRRIVRLNVAGREQVFNGEFTMVADLTPDKAGLHMSRFNEILEQAALEVLASPGAPAQIENLVEAIAREIVQSQRAVRADVRLRAEFALERWTPVSGKRGEETYTLIGIAHADREGVRRAIGVEAEGMTACPCAQAMVREQSLRDLRDAGFSAADAERALHALPVATHNQRGRGSVLIGITSGEIPQVEDLVEIVENAMSSETYDLLKRPDEFFIVNKAHHNPKFVEDVVRGILAGALEMYADFPDETFVAATQVNYESIHKHDAFAEAFGTFGELRSELRTGNYVTRKTDLAAWLGSRPILSS; via the coding sequence GTGCGCGTTCACGTGGGTATCGGCTCCAACCTCGGCGACAGGCAGGCGAATATTTTGGCTGCCCTGCAGCGGCTGCGGCGCAAGAGCCGCGTGGTGGCCGTTTCGTCGTTTTTTGAAAGCGCCCCCGCGGAGGGCGCGGAAGGGCCGCCGTTTCTCAACCTGGCCGCGCAGCTCGAAACGCCGCTCGACCGCGGCGGCTTCGAAGAGTTTGCGCGCGCCGTCGAAGCCGCAATTGGCAGGGCGGGCAAACGCCGCTTGGAGGCCCGCGCTATCGATATCGATGTATTGGCAGCGGGCGATTACGTCCATCCGCAGTTGGCGCGCCGCCCGTACAATCTCATTCCGCTCGCGGAAATTGCGCCGGAGTTTGCCGGTATGGCGGCAACGCTGACGTCGAACGGCGTTCGGCGCCGCGCTCGCTCGCTGCATTTCAATGCGAACCGTCAGGAAGAGACGCCCGATGTGCGGCTCTCGCTCGATCGCGTTGGAGTTTCGCGCGTACGCCGCATAGTGCGCCTAAACGTTGCCGGGCGCGAACAAGTCTTCAACGGCGAGTTTACGATGGTGGCCGATCTCACGCCAGATAAAGCCGGCCTACACATGTCGCGCTTCAATGAAATTCTCGAGCAAGCCGCACTCGAAGTACTCGCAAGCCCCGGCGCGCCCGCGCAGATCGAGAATCTGGTCGAAGCGATCGCGCGCGAGATCGTGCAATCGCAGCGCGCTGTGCGCGCGGATGTACGATTACGCGCTGAATTCGCGCTGGAACGCTGGACGCCGGTCAGCGGGAAACGCGGTGAGGAAACATACACGCTGATCGGCATCGCGCACGCCGATCGCGAGGGCGTGCGCCGCGCCATCGGTGTTGAAGCGGAAGGCATGACCGCCTGTCCGTGCGCGCAAGCGATGGTGCGCGAGCAGAGCCTGCGCGATTTGCGCGACGCCGGTTTTTCAGCGGCCGACGCCGAGCGCGCATTGCACGCGTTGCCGGTTGCGACGCACAATCAGCGCGGACGCGGCAGCGTGCTCATCGGAATCACATCAGGAGAGATTCCTCAGGTGGAAGACCTGGTCGAGATCGTTGAAAACGCGATGTCGAGTGAGACCTACGACCTCCTGAAGCGCCCGGATGAATTCTTCATCGTAAATAAGGCGCACCACAATCCAAAGTTCGTGGAGGACGTCGTGCGCGGCATCCTGGCGGGCGCGCTGGAGATGTACGCGGATTTCCCGGACGAAACGTTCGTGGCGGCCACGCAAGTGAACTACGAGTCGATTCACAAGCATGATGCGTTCGCGGAAGCGTTCGGCACCTTCGGCGAATTGCGCTCGGAGCTGCGCACGGGCAACTACGTAACGCGCAAAACGGATTTGGCCGCCTGGCTCGGCTCCCGCCCCATTTTGTCATCGTGA